The Peribacillus simplex genome contains the following window.
GCGAATTTGATCACGAGTCAGTACTGGTTTTAAGTATTTCCCCGTATATGATTCGGACACTTCACATATTTTTTCAGGTGTACCATAAGTGACGATCGTTCCGCCCTTGTCTCCGCCTTCCGGACCTAGGTCAATAATATGGTCCGCTGTCTTGATGACATCCAGATTATGCTCAATCACCAAAACTGTATCCCCATTGTCAACCAGCCGCTGCAAGACCTCAAGCAACCTCGCTATATCGTGGACATGAAGTCCTGTAGTTGGTTCATCCAAGATATAAAAGGAGCGCCCAGTGGAACGGCGATGCAATTCAGAAGCAAGTTTCACCCTTTGCGCTTCCCCCCCTGATAAAGTGGTCGCAGGCTGTCCAAGCTTGATATAACCCAAGCCAACGTCAAAAATCGTTTGTAGCTTACGTTTGATTTTCGGGATATTTTCAAAGAAACTAACGCCTTCCTCAACTGTCATATCGAGAATGTCAGAGATGTTTTTCCCTTTATATTTCACTTCAAGCGTTTCCCTGTTATAACGTTTCCCATGACAGATTTCACATGGGACATAGACATCAGGGAGAAAATGCATTTCAATCTTGATAATGCCATCACCACGGCAAGCTTCACAGCGGCCGCCCTTCACATTGAAACTGAACCGTCCTTTTTTATAACCGCGGATCTTCGCTTCATTAGTCGAGGCAAAAACGTCACGAACATCATCAAATACACCTGTATAGGTAGCTGGATTTGATCTTGGCGTTCTACCGATCGGTGATTGGTCTATATCAATGACTTTGTCTAAATGCTCAATGCCCTTGATCTCACGGAAATCTCCTGGTCTAGCTTTGGCCCGATTCAGCTTTTGAGCCAAAGACTTATGGAGGATCTCATTCACCAATGTACTTTTCCCTGATCCCGAGACCCCTGTAACGGCTGTAAAGACTCCAAGAGGGAATTTTACATTAACGTTTTTCAAATTATTTTCCTTGGCACCCTTTATTTCAATGACACGACCATCATTCTTCCGGCGTTCCAATGGCAAAGGAATGAATTTCTTCCCTGCTAAATATTGGCCCGTTAACGATTTAGGATTATTCATGACCTCTTCCGGAGTCCCAGCGGCCACTATTTCTCCCCCATGGGCTCCTGCTCCAGGACCAACATCGATCAAATAATCCGCTGCAAGCATCGTATCTTCATCGTGCTCAACAACAATCAGGGTGTTCCCGATTTCGCGCATATTCTTTAACGTTTCAATTAATCGATCATTATCCCTCTGATGCAGCCCTATTGAAGGTTCATCTAAGATGTACAGGACTCCTGTCAATCGGGAACCGATCTGCGTCGCCAATCGTATACGTTGCGCCTCGCCGCCTGATAATGTTCCTGCTGCCCTGCTCAACGTCAGATATTCCAAACCTACATTGGCTAGAAAACCGAGCCGCTCATGAATTTCACGTAAAATCAATCTCGCAATTGCAGCTTCCTTTTCAGTCAGATCAAGCTTATCGAAAAATACTAACGCATCTTCCACTGATAAAGCTGTTGTTTCACTTATATGGGCCCCTTGTATGAGCACAGAAAGACTCTCTTTTTTCAATCGGTGACCCTTACAGGTTGGACAGTGGTGTTCTGACATATATTTCTGCATTTGCTCACGAATAAAGTCTGAACTCGTCTCCTTGAAGCGCCTTTCAATGTTTCTTAAAACTCCTTCAAAAGGAATATATCCTTCTTGCACTCTTCCAAAATCATTTTTATAACGGAAATAAATCTTATCTTTACCTGAACCAAGCAAGACCTTCTCCAATTTATCTTCCGGTAAATCTTTAACGGGCATATCCATATCTATCGCATAATGGTTGGCTACCGCTTCAAGAAGCTGGGGATAATATTGAGAACTCGTCGGCTCCCATGGCGCAATAGCATGCTGACGGAGGCTTAATTCCTTATTCGGGATGACCAGATCACGGTCCACCTCAAGCCTCGCCCCCAAACCATCACAATCCGGGCAGGCTCCAAAAGGGCTATTGAAGGAGAACATCCTCGGCTCTAACTCTTCAATCGAAAATCCGCAGTATGGACAAGCATGATGTTCACTGAACAGCAGCTCTTCTTCACCCATAACGTCAATGATGACCTTGCCTTCGCCAAGCTTCAAAGCACTTTCCAGTGAATCTGCCAGCCGCGCCATGACACCCTCTTTAATGACGATCCGGTCTATTATGACTTCAATCGAATGTTTTTTATTTTTTTCGAGAGTGATCTCATCACTAAGATCATGCATTTCCCCGTTCACACGAACTCGGACATATCCTTGTTTCTTAACTTCCTCCAAAACCTTTGCATGTGTCCCTTTTCTGCCTGAGACAAGCGGTGCCAATACCTGAAGCTTGGTTCGCTCAGGGTAATCAAGGATGCGGTCCACCATTTGCTCAATCGTTTGTGAGGTGATTTCAATATTATGGATCGGACAGGTCGGCCTGCCCACCCGTGCATATAACAGCCTTAAATAATCATAGATTTCCGTAACAGTCCCTACGGTTGAACGAGGATTTCGACTGGTCGTTTTCTGGTCTATGGAAATGGCTGGTGACAAACCTTCAATCGCATCGACATCCGGTTTATCCACTTGGCCCAAAAATTGACGCGCATAAGCGGACAGTGATTCCACATAACGTCTTTGCCCTTCTGCATAAATCGTGTCAAAGGCCAAGGAAGACTTTCCAGATCCGGATAATCCGGTTAGCACAACAAGTTTGTCTCTCGGTATCGTGATATCAATATTCTTTAAATTGTTGGCCCTGGCGCCTTTTATCACAATTTTATCCATTGCCATGTTTCGTCACCCTTCCGCTTTTAACTCTAGTAATAAATCACGTAGCTCGGCAGCTCGCTCGAAGTCCAGTGCCTTAGCAGCTTCCTTCATTTCTTTTTCCATGCTTGCCATCACTTTAACACGCTCTTTTTTAGGGAGCTTCGCGAGGCTTGGTGCAAGATCTTCTTTATACGCTTCTCCTTCTTCGGCTACATGTGTGGCCCTGATGGAGTCTCGGATATCCTTTTGAATGGTTTGAGGCATTATTCCATGCTCTTTATTATAATTTTCCTGTATTTCACGGCGCCGCCTCGTTTCATTGATGGCAAGTTCCATCGAATTCGTGATGCGGTCTGCATACATGATAACGTGACCGTTTGCATTACGGGCTGCACGGCCCATCGTTTGAATAAGCGAACGTTCCGAGCGAAGGAACCCTTCTTTATCGGCATCCAGAATGGTCACTAATGACACTTCCGGAATATCCAGGCCTTCCCTTAATAGATTGATTCCGACAAGTACATCATATTTGCCCATTCGCAGTTCCCGGATGATTTCTATCCTGTCTAAGGTCTTCACTTCCGAATGAAGGTATTGGACCTTGATGCCAATTTCCTTTAAATAATCAGTTAAATCTTCAGACATCTTTTTCGTTAAGGTCGTAATGAGGACACGTTCGTTCTTTTTGACCCGCTCCTGTATTTCACCGATCAAGTCATCTATCTGTCCTTCAATTGGCCGCACTTCAATCGTTGGATCCAGCAATCCGGTTGGACGGATGATCTGCTGAACCATTTCTGGCGTATGTTCGAGTTCATATGGTCCCGGAGTTGCCGAAACGAATATGGATTGATGGACCTTTTTTTCGAATTCTTCAAATCTTAGAGGGCGGTTATCTTTTGCAGACGGCAGACGGAAGCCATGATCGACAAGCACTTGCTTTCGTGCCTGATCTCCATTGAACATGCCCCGGATTTGCGAAAGGGTAACGTGTGATTCATCCACGACCAATAGGAAGTCCTCTGGAAAGTAATCCATTAAAGTGTAAGGTGTCGCACCTGATGGGCGAAGCGTTAGATGGCGGGAATAGTTCTCTATCCCTGAACAAAAGCCCATTTCCCGCATCATTTCCAAATCATAACGGGTCCGCTGCTCCAAGCGCTGTGCTTCAAGAAGTTTTTCATCTTCCCTTAATTCCTTTAATCTCTCTTCCAGTTCCATGTCGATATTCTGAATGGCTATCCTCATTTTCTCTTCTCGGGTTACGAAATGGGAAGCTGGGAAAATAGCGATATGTTCGCGTTCACCTGTGATTTCACCAGTCAGGGCATCGACTTCACGGATACGGTCTATCTCATCTCCGAAAAACTCGACCCGTACACAATGTTCATCGCGTGATGCCGGGAAAATTTCAACCACGTCACCGCGAACGCGGAAAGTTCCCCGTTGAAAAGCAATATCATTCCGCTCATATTGAATATCCACGAGCCTGTGGAGCAAGGCATTTCGGTCTATTTCCATGCCTGTACGGAGAGAAACAACCATCTCCCTGTACTCTTCCGGAGAACCCAGCCCATATATGCACGAAACACTGGCAATGATGATGACATCTTTCCTTTCGAACAATGACGAGGTTGCCGAGTGACGCAGTTTATCGATTTCATCATTGATGCTTGCATCTTTTTCGATGAATGTATCAGTGGAGGGAACATAAGCTTCTGGCTGGTAGTAATCATAATAGCTGACGAAGTATTCAACGGCATTATTAGGGAAAAACTCTTTGAACTCACTGTAAAGCTGCCCTGCCAACGTTTTATTGTGGGCAATGACAAGTGTCGGTTTATTGATTTGTTGAATAACATTCGAAACGGTAAACGTTTTCCCTGTCCCCGTTGCCCCCAATAATGTCTGCATTTCCTTTCCCTCTTTAATGCCTTCGACAAGCATTTCAATTGCTGCAGGTTGATCTCCTTGAGGAGAGTATTTTGAGACTAACTCAAACTTATCCTTCACCAAGCATAGCCTCCTATTGAAATATTTTTATATGAAAACGGGACATGAGCATATCCCTTCTATTTATTCCGGTTTAAGAAAGTATATATACTCATTCTACCACAATAGCCTCAAAACAAACCAGCAATAAGCGAACATCCATTCTACTTTTTAGTTTTATGGACTCATGGTTCGTTGAGGGAAATGGAAAGTTTTTAGAAAAAAAAAGCACCTTTGATGTCAGGCGCTCTTGGATGTTCGTTTCATCATTCTTTTTGATAACCAAAATCCCACTGTAAGGGATAAGGCATCAACGATGATCAATAAGTTTGTATGCGTATAACCTTTATATGCAGAAGCTGTAATCAAGGCAACAGTTAAAACAAGGCCCACGACATTGTTATAGGTGACTCTTGAAAATAGCATGACAAGTAGACAAGGAAAGAAAAGGGCAGAAAGAATTTTAATCATTTTTTCATCTCCTTTATAAGAGAAAAATAGAGTAGTTTCAGTTTAAATGATTATGAAGTTTTTTGCCAATTAATTTCCCACTAGTTTTTCAAAAGCATCCTTAGAAGATCGTTCCACCCACCCATCCATCAATTATGCCCATAAAAAAAAGAGGCAAACCCCTTTTAAAGGGATGTTTGCTTCTTTTCAGACCAATCAATATGGATCGGCTTCATGTCCTTTTCTAACTGCGGCCTCCGGGTTATCCGTTCCACCCAGAGGTTTTGAAGATTCCGTATGTTTAGAAGCCGAGGCTAATCCCTCTTTCAATCTGCGGCCATACTCTTCATCAGCCTCTTCAGCGAGGGCAATCATTTTTACCTGAATGCGCTTGTCGGCAGGAGCCAATGCCGACACTAAATTGGAGATTAAATCATCTTTTTCCCAATCTTCGAATTCACGGAATGTTTCACCGGCCTGCTTCGTATTGCTTTGGCGATCGATCGTCTCACGGACAAGTTTCCCTTCTACCATAGGTGTATACTCCTTGCCCGTCTGTTCAGCTTCTTTCAAACCGCCAACTGTTGATGGTTCGTAGTTGATGTGGGGGCTTTGGTTCCCCCTGCCAACTTCATATTGCATCTGTCCGCCAGTCTGATTCGTGGCTGTCCGTTTCTTTGGAGCATTAATCGGCAATTGCAGGTAATTCGCGCCAACACGGTGACGCTGTGTATCAGAATAAGAAAAAGTACGTCCCTGTAACATCTTGTCATCCGAGAAGTCCAATCCATCCACTAGGACACCCGTGCCGAATGCAGCCTGTTCCACTTCAGTGAAATAGTCTTCCGGATTCTTATCCAATACCATCGTACCGACATGCAGCCATGGGAATTCATCTTTCGGCCAGATCTTTGTATCGTCCAGCGGGTCAAAATCCAATTCAGGATGATCGTCATCACTCATGATCTGTACGTTTAGATCCCATTCCGGGTAGTCCCCACGTTCGATCGCTTCATATAAATCCTGTGTGGCATGATTGAAATTCGTAGCTTGTATTTCATTAGCCTCATTCTGTGTCAGGTTCTTGATCCCTTGTTTCGGTTCCCAGTGATACTTGACAAGTACGGCTTTGCCTTCCTCATTCACCCATTTATAAGTATTGACCCCTGACCCTTGCATCATGCGGTAATTGGCAGGAATGCCCCAAGGGGAAAAAACAAACGTAATCATATGAAATGTTTCTGGGGAGCTGGAGCAAAAATCGAAAATCCTTCTTCCGTCCTGGATATTCGTAACCGGATCCGGTTTGAATGCATGGATCAGATCAGGGAATTTCATGGCATCTCGGATAAAGAATATCTTCAGATTATTCCCTACAAGATCCCAGTTCCCATCCTCCGTATAAAATTTTACGGCAAACCCCCTGGGATCACGTAGCGTTTCCGGTGACGTCCCTCCATGAATAACAGATGAAAATCTCACGAATACCGGTGTTTTTTTACCTTTTTCCTGAAAAACCTTCGCTCTCGTATATTTTGAAATCGGCTCTTCCCCTGCTTTACCAGTCGGAACAAAATAACCATGTGCACCTGCACCACGGGCATGCACGACACGTTCAGGAATCCGCTCCCTATCGAAGTGGCTGATCTTTTCCAGGAAATCGTAGTTCTCAAGTGTACTTGGACCTCTGTTCCCTACAGTTCTAAGACTCTGGTTATTCGTTACGGGGTGCCCTTGCCTGTTCGTTAATGTTTCTTGCGCTTCATCATTGGTTTTTTTGGATTTATCAGACAAAAAATTCCCTCCTTTGTTAATAAAAGCCATAACACCACTATACTTTCCCCTATTCCCTTTATTTCACTCTTCAATCTTCAAATTTAATAGAAATCAGATAAATAATTGCTTTTCTCCTATATGTGAATAAGTATATTTTCACTCCATTAATAACGCCGCTTCATAAAATCGAAAAAAACATATAAGGAATCGAGGTACAAAAATGCGTAATGTTATTAGAGCTAATAAACAACCTGCCATTTTAGTTGGATCAGGATTCATTCCCAATCCTACGGAAGAAAAACTGTTAGCACCCAGTAACTATCAAGATATGCTGCAAACGGGATTCATGATGGATTGAAGGCTTTAGAAACATGAAGGGAGCATACCCATTTTTGTATAAGCTAGCAAAACTCAAATATAATGAAGTAAGGATAAAAAATTCAAAAAGCGGGGTGCCTTCATTGGACGAATCAATATTAGGAAGACTTGGCAGGATGATGACTGGAAAAACCAGTCGTTGGATTGTCATTGCTGTATGGATAATTACAGCAATTCTATTAACCTTCACATTGCCTGCAGTAAATGATCGAACAGCGAATAATGCCGCTGACTTGCCTGCAGACTCTGCTTCTGTCGTGGCTGATGAACTTATTAAAGAAGAGTTTCCGAATTCTTCAGGATTACCGGCCCTGCTGACATGGCATCGGGAAGGCGGTCTGACAGCAGCCGACTTGGCCGAAATCCAGTACATTTCCAAAGAACTTACAGATAACCCACTTACACAGCAATCTTTTTTACCACCGCTTCATGACATCCCATTGCCTGCTCTGCAAGAATCAGTTTCAGAGGATGGAACGACTTTCGTACAGCCGCTTTTCTTTAAGGAAAAGACCGGGACTGCCATTCTGGAAAAAAATCTTGGAACCATTAATGAAATAGTATCGGCACGCATTGGGTCGGACCCATTCAAGGTCTCGACGGATTCAGATGAATTATCCCTTCGAGTGACGGGCCCTGTAGGGATATCCGTCGATGCAACGGGATTATTTTCAGGTGCTGATTTCCAATTGCTTTTAGCGACTGTAATACTTGTACTTGTTGTCTTATTACTCATTTACCGTTCCCCGCTTTTAGCCAT
Protein-coding sequences here:
- a CDS encoding N-acetylmuramoyl-L-alanine amidase encodes the protein MRNRGTKMRNVIRANKQPAILVGSGFIPNPTEEKLLAPSNYQDMLQTGFMMD
- the uvrB gene encoding excinuclease ABC subunit UvrB; its protein translation is MKDKFELVSKYSPQGDQPAAIEMLVEGIKEGKEMQTLLGATGTGKTFTVSNVIQQINKPTLVIAHNKTLAGQLYSEFKEFFPNNAVEYFVSYYDYYQPEAYVPSTDTFIEKDASINDEIDKLRHSATSSLFERKDVIIIASVSCIYGLGSPEEYREMVVSLRTGMEIDRNALLHRLVDIQYERNDIAFQRGTFRVRGDVVEIFPASRDEHCVRVEFFGDEIDRIREVDALTGEITGEREHIAIFPASHFVTREEKMRIAIQNIDMELEERLKELREDEKLLEAQRLEQRTRYDLEMMREMGFCSGIENYSRHLTLRPSGATPYTLMDYFPEDFLLVVDESHVTLSQIRGMFNGDQARKQVLVDHGFRLPSAKDNRPLRFEEFEKKVHQSIFVSATPGPYELEHTPEMVQQIIRPTGLLDPTIEVRPIEGQIDDLIGEIQERVKKNERVLITTLTKKMSEDLTDYLKEIGIKVQYLHSEVKTLDRIEIIRELRMGKYDVLVGINLLREGLDIPEVSLVTILDADKEGFLRSERSLIQTMGRAARNANGHVIMYADRITNSMELAINETRRRREIQENYNKEHGIMPQTIQKDIRDSIRATHVAEEGEAYKEDLAPSLAKLPKKERVKVMASMEKEMKEAAKALDFERAAELRDLLLELKAEG
- a CDS encoding catalase, with product MAFINKGGNFLSDKSKKTNDEAQETLTNRQGHPVTNNQSLRTVGNRGPSTLENYDFLEKISHFDRERIPERVVHARGAGAHGYFVPTGKAGEEPISKYTRAKVFQEKGKKTPVFVRFSSVIHGGTSPETLRDPRGFAVKFYTEDGNWDLVGNNLKIFFIRDAMKFPDLIHAFKPDPVTNIQDGRRIFDFCSSSPETFHMITFVFSPWGIPANYRMMQGSGVNTYKWVNEEGKAVLVKYHWEPKQGIKNLTQNEANEIQATNFNHATQDLYEAIERGDYPEWDLNVQIMSDDDHPELDFDPLDDTKIWPKDEFPWLHVGTMVLDKNPEDYFTEVEQAAFGTGVLVDGLDFSDDKMLQGRTFSYSDTQRHRVGANYLQLPINAPKKRTATNQTGGQMQYEVGRGNQSPHINYEPSTVGGLKEAEQTGKEYTPMVEGKLVRETIDRQSNTKQAGETFREFEDWEKDDLISNLVSALAPADKRIQVKMIALAEEADEEYGRRLKEGLASASKHTESSKPLGGTDNPEAAVRKGHEADPY
- a CDS encoding CsbA family protein, coding for MIKILSALFFPCLLVMLFSRVTYNNVVGLVLTVALITASAYKGYTHTNLLIIVDALSLTVGFWLSKRMMKRTSKSA
- the uvrA gene encoding excinuclease ABC subunit UvrA encodes the protein MAMDKIVIKGARANNLKNIDITIPRDKLVVLTGLSGSGKSSLAFDTIYAEGQRRYVESLSAYARQFLGQVDKPDVDAIEGLSPAISIDQKTTSRNPRSTVGTVTEIYDYLRLLYARVGRPTCPIHNIEITSQTIEQMVDRILDYPERTKLQVLAPLVSGRKGTHAKVLEEVKKQGYVRVRVNGEMHDLSDEITLEKNKKHSIEVIIDRIVIKEGVMARLADSLESALKLGEGKVIIDVMGEEELLFSEHHACPYCGFSIEELEPRMFSFNSPFGACPDCDGLGARLEVDRDLVIPNKELSLRQHAIAPWEPTSSQYYPQLLEAVANHYAIDMDMPVKDLPEDKLEKVLLGSGKDKIYFRYKNDFGRVQEGYIPFEGVLRNIERRFKETSSDFIREQMQKYMSEHHCPTCKGHRLKKESLSVLIQGAHISETTALSVEDALVFFDKLDLTEKEAAIARLILREIHERLGFLANVGLEYLTLSRAAGTLSGGEAQRIRLATQIGSRLTGVLYILDEPSIGLHQRDNDRLIETLKNMREIGNTLIVVEHDEDTMLAADYLIDVGPGAGAHGGEIVAAGTPEEVMNNPKSLTGQYLAGKKFIPLPLERRKNDGRVIEIKGAKENNLKNVNVKFPLGVFTAVTGVSGSGKSTLVNEILHKSLAQKLNRAKARPGDFREIKGIEHLDKVIDIDQSPIGRTPRSNPATYTGVFDDVRDVFASTNEAKIRGYKKGRFSFNVKGGRCEACRGDGIIKIEMHFLPDVYVPCEICHGKRYNRETLEVKYKGKNISDILDMTVEEGVSFFENIPKIKRKLQTIFDVGLGYIKLGQPATTLSGGEAQRVKLASELHRRSTGRSFYILDEPTTGLHVHDIARLLEVLQRLVDNGDTVLVIEHNLDVIKTADHIIDLGPEGGDKGGTIVTYGTPEKICEVSESYTGKYLKPVLTRDQIRMENWIEEKEQEHEHA